A single Brachybacterium sillae DNA region contains:
- a CDS encoding SufE family protein encodes MTAPTNPSTNPPMGQGAVPAALQEIADDFTALPPKERLQLLLEFSDGLPELPERYADHPELLEPVPECQSPIFLITEVEGTGRDATAHLFFSAPPEAPTTRGFAGILAEGLDGLTVGEVLDVPGDVTERMGLAEVVSPLRLRGMAGMLGRIKRQLREKSGA; translated from the coding sequence ATGACCGCCCCGACGAACCCCTCGACCAACCCCCCGATGGGACAGGGCGCGGTGCCGGCGGCGCTGCAGGAGATCGCCGACGACTTCACGGCCCTGCCGCCGAAGGAGCGTCTGCAGCTGCTGCTGGAGTTCTCGGACGGGCTGCCGGAGCTGCCTGAACGCTATGCCGACCACCCCGAGCTGCTGGAACCGGTCCCGGAGTGCCAGTCCCCGATCTTCCTGATCACGGAGGTCGAGGGCACGGGACGCGACGCCACCGCGCACCTGTTCTTCTCCGCCCCGCCGGAGGCCCCCACCACCCGCGGGTTCGCCGGGATCCTGGCGGAGGGTCTCGATGGCCTCACCGTCGGGGAGGTGCTGGATGTGCCCGGGGACGTGACCGAGCGGATGGGCCTGGCGGAGGTCGTCAGCCCGCTGCGCCTGCGCGGCATGGCGGGGATGCTCGGCCGGATCAAGCGACAGCTGCGGGAGAAGTCCGGGGCCTGA
- a CDS encoding L-rhamnose mutarotase: protein MSGPRQVIALHTRAAAGREGDYDREHARIPDDLDAALRRAGVHSWRIWRDGQDLFHLVEVDDYAAMREQLRTDPANVAWQQHINQFLEVVDSYDGDDTGLDLVWQLPTRGSDA, encoded by the coding sequence ATGAGCGGCCCGCGGCAGGTGATCGCCCTGCACACCCGTGCCGCCGCCGGCCGGGAGGGCGACTACGACCGCGAGCACGCCCGCATCCCCGACGACCTCGACGCCGCCCTGCGTCGGGCCGGGGTGCACAGCTGGCGGATCTGGCGCGACGGCCAGGACCTGTTCCACCTGGTGGAGGTCGACGACTACGCCGCCATGCGGGAGCAGCTGCGCACCGACCCCGCCAACGTCGCCTGGCAGCAGCACATCAACCAGTTCCTCGAGGTGGTCGACAGCTACGACGGCGACGACACCGGCCTGGACCTGGTGTGGCAGCTGCCGACGCGGGGGAGCGACGCATGA
- a CDS encoding sulfurtransferase translates to MTVALDPSPELQDYAHPEKLVTTAWLAEHLAEDGLVVVESDEDVLLYETGHIPGAVKIDWHLDLNDPVTRDYVDGEGFAELMRRSGISEDTTVVVYGDKSNWWAAYALWVFELFGHRDVRLLNGGRAAWEAEGREMTRETPTPQPADYPVRERNDAPIRAYREDVLGFLGGQLIDVRSPQEYTGERTHMPEYPQEGTLRGGHIPTARSVPWARAAQEDGRFKPRAELEAIYREELGFDPSAPTIAYCRIGERSSHTWFVLTHLLGFENVRNYDGSWTEWGNAVRLPIAVGEEPGEAPAR, encoded by the coding sequence GTGACCGTTGCCCTGGACCCGAGCCCCGAACTGCAGGACTACGCCCACCCCGAGAAGCTGGTGACCACCGCGTGGCTCGCCGAGCACCTCGCTGAGGACGGCCTGGTGGTGGTGGAGTCCGACGAGGACGTGCTCCTCTACGAGACAGGGCACATCCCCGGCGCCGTGAAGATCGACTGGCATCTGGACCTCAACGACCCGGTGACCCGCGACTACGTCGACGGGGAGGGGTTCGCCGAGCTCATGCGCCGCTCCGGCATCTCGGAGGACACCACCGTCGTGGTGTACGGCGACAAGTCGAACTGGTGGGCCGCCTACGCCCTGTGGGTGTTCGAGCTGTTCGGCCATCGCGACGTGCGCCTGCTCAACGGCGGCCGCGCCGCCTGGGAGGCCGAGGGCCGGGAGATGACCCGCGAGACCCCGACGCCCCAGCCCGCCGACTACCCCGTGCGGGAGCGCAACGACGCCCCGATCCGCGCCTACCGCGAGGACGTGCTCGGTTTCCTCGGCGGGCAGCTGATCGATGTGCGCTCCCCGCAGGAGTACACCGGCGAGCGCACGCACATGCCGGAGTACCCGCAGGAGGGCACTCTCCGCGGCGGCCACATCCCCACCGCGCGCTCCGTGCCGTGGGCCCGCGCCGCCCAGGAGGACGGTCGTTTCAAGCCCCGCGCCGAGCTGGAGGCGATCTACCGCGAGGAACTCGGGTTCGACCCGTCAGCTCCGACCATCGCCTACTGCCGCATCGGCGAGCGCTCCAGCCACACCTGGTTCGTGCTCACCCACCTGCTGGGTTTCGAGAACGTCCGCAACTACGACGGCTCGTGGACCGAATGGGGCAACGCCGTGCGGCTGCCGATCGCCGTCGGCGAGGAGCCCGGGGAGGCGCCGGCCCGATGA
- a CDS encoding FadR/GntR family transcriptional regulator, which translates to MEPDTTPMAATDRTIQAITRMITDGSLTPGDRLPPEKELSEQIGVSRNSLREAVKALSVLRVLDVRRGDGTYVTALTPDLLMQTLGFLLELPSGSQAAQATAVRRLLEPEAVALACGNISEERFAHLEEIMQTLREDTPVDDLVQADIRFHHLINSCCGNDYLTSLLDSFASVTTRARIWRGLTQESSVSTTLREHRQILDALRAGRPDLARVYAAAHVAGVESWFAQASCGA; encoded by the coding sequence ATGGAGCCCGACACCACACCGATGGCGGCGACCGACCGCACCATCCAGGCGATCACCCGCATGATCACCGACGGCTCTCTCACCCCCGGAGACCGTCTGCCGCCGGAGAAGGAGCTGTCGGAGCAGATCGGCGTCTCCCGCAACTCACTGCGCGAGGCCGTCAAGGCACTGTCGGTGCTGCGGGTGCTGGATGTGCGCCGCGGCGACGGCACCTACGTCACCGCCCTCACCCCGGATCTGCTGATGCAGACCCTCGGGTTCCTGCTGGAGCTGCCGAGTGGGTCGCAGGCCGCTCAGGCCACCGCCGTGCGGCGCCTGCTGGAACCGGAGGCCGTGGCACTGGCCTGCGGGAACATCAGCGAGGAGCGGTTCGCGCACCTCGAGGAGATCATGCAGACCCTCCGCGAGGACACCCCGGTGGATGATCTGGTGCAGGCCGACATCCGCTTCCACCACCTGATCAACTCCTGCTGCGGCAACGACTACCTGACCTCGCTGCTGGACAGCTTCGCGAGCGTCACCACCCGCGCCCGCATCTGGCGGGGCCTCACGCAGGAGAGTTCCGTGAGCACCACCCTGCGCGAACACCGGCAGATCCTCGACGCCCTCCGGGCGGGACGGCCCGACCTGGCGCGGGTGTACGCCGCGGCGCATGTGGCCGGGGTGGAGAGCTGGTTCGCGCAGGCGTCCTGCGGCGCCTGA
- a CDS encoding IS3 family transposase (programmed frameshift) → MAAPRKYSEELRDRATRMAMDARKDPATATGAIKRIADQLGIHPEALRTWVRQAEIDGGVRPGTTTDDATRIAQLEREVRELRRANEILKTSAAFFAAGGARPQDQVAREVPTEVVVEYIDTHRDRVVEGRRLGVEPICAVLKDAGVQIAPSTYYAAKNRLPSARAVRDAELIEEIKTVHTDNLGVYGARKVHAELVRKGIAVARCTVERLMRAHGLRGIAREKTRRTTLSEGAETPRPADLVERRFVAEAPNQLWVADLTYIRTYSGWVYAAFVLDVFSRMIVGWQVSTSLRTDLALDALDMGLWARRRAGQDVTGLVHHSDRGVQYRAVRYTERLAEAEAVASVGSRGDSYDNAMAEALNSLFKAECVRNPVMRQGGWKSISDVEIAVAEYVDWYNHRCLHGELGHVPPAEYEATYWATHYPDNRALIEAGTN, encoded by the exons ATGGCAGCACCGCGGAAGTACAGCGAGGAGTTGAGGGACCGCGCGACGCGGATGGCGATGGACGCGCGGAAGGACCCTGCGACGGCCACGGGAGCGATCAAGCGGATCGCCGATCAGCTTGGGATTCATCCCGAGGCGTTGCGGACCTGGGTCCGCCAGGCCGAGATCGATGGTGGGGTCCGGCCCGGCACGACGACGGATGACGCGACGCGGATCGCCCAGCTCGAGCGCGAGGTCCGCGAGCTGCGGCGGGCGAACGAGATCCTGAAGACGTCCGCGGCTTTTTTCGCGGCCG GCGGAGCTCGACCGCAAGATCAAGTAGCCCGCGAAGTGCCGACCGAGGTGGTGGTCGAGTACATCGACACCCACCGCGATCGGGTCGTTGAGGGTCGCCGGCTCGGGGTCGAGCCGATCTGCGCCGTGCTCAAGGACGCCGGCGTGCAGATCGCCCCGAGCACCTACTACGCCGCGAAGAACCGTCTCCCGTCGGCGCGCGCCGTGCGGGACGCTGAGCTGATCGAGGAGATCAAGACCGTGCACACCGACAACCTGGGCGTCTACGGGGCTCGGAAGGTCCACGCCGAGCTGGTCCGCAAGGGCATCGCCGTGGCCCGGTGCACCGTTGAGCGGCTCATGCGCGCTCACGGGTTGCGCGGGATCGCGCGGGAGAAGACCCGCCGCACCACCCTGAGCGAGGGCGCCGAGACGCCACGGCCGGCCGACTTGGTCGAGCGGCGGTTCGTCGCCGAGGCACCGAACCAGCTGTGGGTGGCGGATCTGACCTACATCCGCACCTACTCCGGGTGGGTCTACGCCGCGTTCGTCCTGGACGTCTTCTCCCGGATGATCGTCGGCTGGCAAGTCTCGACCTCGCTGCGCACCGACCTGGCCCTGGACGCCCTGGACATGGGTCTGTGGGCCAGGCGCCGCGCCGGGCAGGACGTCACCGGTCTGGTCCACCACTCCGACAGGGGCGTGCAATACCGCGCGGTTCGCTACACCGAGCGGCTCGCCGAGGCCGAGGCTGTCGCCTCGGTGGGGTCCCGCGGCGATTCGTATGACAACGCGATGGCGGAGGCGCTGAACTCGCTGTTCAAGGCCGAGTGCGTGCGCAACCCGGTCATGCGTCAGGGCGGCTGGAAGTCCATCAGCGACGTCGAGATCGCCGTCGCTGAGTACGTCGACTGGTACAACCACCGGTGCCTGCACGGCGAGCTCGGCCACGTCCCGCCCGCCGAGTACGAGGCCACCTACTGGGCCACCCACTACCCTGACAACCGCGCCCTCATCGAGGCCGGAACCAACTAA
- a CDS encoding fumarylacetoacetate hydrolase family protein: MKLFAYGPRGAERLAVLHQDTAYALDSLTSAPAVDRSFLEQGGLDRVRTALAQNTLPPLPVEQIDGVRRGAAVAPGKILCIGLNYRDHARETDAGIPTEPIVFMKAPDTVVGPDDEVLIPRGSQRTDWEVELAVVIGSTLRYAASAEEALQAVAGYAISNDVSERDFQLERGGTWDKGKNCETFNPLGPYLVTADEVPDVQDLRLTLAVNGTTRQDGTTADQIFPVGEVVRYLSQFMTLYPGD; the protein is encoded by the coding sequence ATGAAGCTGTTCGCCTACGGACCCCGCGGCGCCGAGCGCCTGGCCGTGCTGCACCAGGACACCGCCTACGCCCTCGACTCCCTGACCTCCGCCCCCGCGGTGGACCGCTCCTTCCTGGAGCAGGGTGGCCTCGACCGGGTGCGCACCGCCCTCGCGCAGAACACGCTGCCGCCGCTGCCCGTCGAGCAGATCGACGGGGTGCGCCGCGGAGCGGCCGTGGCACCGGGCAAGATCCTGTGCATCGGCCTGAACTACCGCGACCACGCCCGGGAGACCGACGCCGGGATCCCCACGGAGCCGATCGTCTTCATGAAGGCCCCGGACACCGTCGTCGGTCCCGACGACGAGGTGCTCATCCCCCGTGGCTCACAGCGCACGGACTGGGAGGTCGAGCTCGCGGTCGTCATCGGCTCGACCCTGCGCTACGCGGCCTCCGCCGAGGAGGCGCTGCAGGCCGTGGCCGGGTACGCGATCAGCAATGACGTCTCCGAGCGGGACTTCCAGCTGGAGCGCGGCGGCACCTGGGACAAGGGCAAGAACTGTGAGACCTTCAACCCGCTGGGGCCCTACCTGGTCACCGCCGACGAGGTCCCCGACGTGCAGGACCTGCGTCTCACCCTCGCCGTCAACGGCACCACCCGGCAGGACGGCACCACTGCCGACCAGATCTTCCCGGTCGGTGAGGTGGTCCGCTACCTCAGTCAGTTCATGACCCTCTACCCCGGCGACTGA
- a CDS encoding SDR family NAD(P)-dependent oxidoreductase, translating to MTDVLDPYRGLRVLVTGGSSGIGRATARRFLQLGARMAVLDLTADGAPESAEVVTVDLTDRAATTAAVEEAADRLGGLNVVVNNAGISAVGDVTANDDEEWARVLSVNVTSIARVSAAALPHLRRSEHPVILNMSSIAATAGLQERVLYSATKGAVQAMTLAMATDHVAEGIRVNCVNPGTVATEFVDRMLQGFPDPVAERAALDARQATGRMVTPEEVAESVVFLASPLNGSTTGVSLPVDGGISGLRARPR from the coding sequence ATGACCGATGTCCTCGACCCGTACCGCGGGCTGCGTGTGCTGGTGACCGGAGGGTCCTCCGGTATCGGCCGCGCCACGGCCCGGCGTTTCCTGCAGCTCGGTGCCCGCATGGCCGTGCTCGACCTGACCGCCGACGGGGCACCCGAGAGTGCGGAGGTCGTGACCGTCGACCTCACCGATCGCGCCGCCACCACCGCCGCGGTGGAGGAGGCCGCCGACCGGCTCGGGGGTCTCAACGTGGTGGTGAACAACGCCGGCATCAGCGCCGTCGGGGACGTCACCGCCAACGACGACGAGGAGTGGGCGCGGGTGCTGTCGGTGAACGTCACCTCCATCGCCCGCGTCAGCGCCGCCGCCCTCCCCCATCTGCGCCGCAGCGAGCACCCGGTGATCCTCAACATGTCGTCGATCGCCGCCACCGCCGGTCTGCAGGAGCGAGTCCTGTACTCCGCCACGAAAGGGGCCGTGCAGGCCATGACCCTCGCGATGGCGACCGATCACGTCGCCGAGGGCATCCGGGTGAACTGCGTGAACCCCGGCACCGTGGCCACGGAGTTCGTCGACCGCATGCTCCAGGGTTTCCCCGACCCAGTGGCTGAGCGCGCAGCGTTGGATGCCCGGCAGGCCACGGGTCGCATGGTCACCCCCGAGGAGGTCGCCGAGTCGGTGGTGTTCCTGGCCTCACCGCTGAACGGCTCGACCACCGGGGTGTCCCTCCCGGTGGACGGTGGCATAAGCGGACTGCGCGCGCGCCCACGTTGA
- a CDS encoding aldo/keto reductase, whose amino-acid sequence MSAAIVERLNGLGFGAAQLGNLYRETSERDAHEAVGAAWEGGIRYFDTAPHYGLGLSERRLGRVLQHLPREEIVVSSKVGRLLRPGPGTGDDLANGFAVPDDLQRVWDVSEVGIRRSLEESLERLGLDRLDILYLHDPEEGPEEQALAEGLPALARMREEGLVGAIGVGSKDQRVLTRAVRTGLLDLVMVSGRYSLLEQPAEADLLPACREHGVGVVAVSVFNSGLLARQEVPDDAHYEYGPAPQPVLQRAWELAAIARDHGVTLPDLAVQYPLRRPEIRAVALGMRNASQVRTNLQRLQAPVPQAAWDAVDALPPLDLPGARA is encoded by the coding sequence ATGAGCGCCGCGATCGTCGAACGCCTCAACGGTCTCGGTTTCGGTGCGGCGCAGCTGGGGAACCTGTACCGGGAGACCTCCGAACGCGACGCCCACGAGGCCGTCGGGGCGGCCTGGGAGGGTGGGATCCGGTACTTCGATACGGCCCCGCACTACGGGCTGGGGCTGTCGGAGAGGCGCCTGGGCCGCGTGCTGCAGCACCTGCCGCGGGAGGAGATCGTGGTCTCCAGCAAGGTCGGGAGGCTCCTGCGTCCCGGGCCCGGCACCGGCGACGACCTCGCGAACGGTTTCGCGGTGCCCGATGACCTGCAGCGCGTGTGGGACGTCAGCGAGGTCGGCATCCGCCGCAGCCTGGAGGAGTCCCTGGAGCGCCTGGGCCTGGATCGTCTGGACATCCTCTACCTCCACGACCCCGAGGAGGGCCCCGAGGAGCAGGCCCTCGCCGAGGGCCTGCCCGCACTCGCCCGAATGCGGGAGGAGGGCCTGGTCGGCGCGATCGGTGTCGGCTCCAAGGACCAGCGGGTGCTGACGCGCGCCGTGCGCACCGGGCTGCTGGATCTGGTGATGGTCTCCGGTCGGTACAGCCTGCTGGAACAACCCGCCGAGGCCGACCTGCTGCCCGCCTGTCGGGAGCACGGCGTCGGCGTCGTCGCCGTGAGCGTGTTCAACTCCGGTCTGCTCGCGCGGCAGGAGGTACCCGACGACGCCCACTATGAGTACGGCCCCGCGCCGCAACCGGTGCTGCAGCGGGCCTGGGAGCTGGCCGCGATCGCCCGCGACCACGGGGTGACGCTGCCGGACCTGGCCGTGCAGTACCCGCTGCGCCGCCCGGAGATCCGTGCGGTTGCTCTGGGCATGCGCAACGCCTCGCAGGTCCGCACCAACCTGCAGCGGTTGCAGGCCCCCGTGCCGCAGGCCGCCTGGGATGCTGTCGACGCATTGCCGCCGCTGGACCTCCCCGGGGCGCGGGCGTGA
- a CDS encoding asparaginase, whose product MTAAPSPEPTAPRGRVALLSLGGTIFMTQDASGLRATPGGAGDAPITTTIAEAVVTHRPVANIGSPSVRPAHLRQVLELAHEALDAGATGVVLTHGTDTLEESAFLLNRHWERPEPLVVTGAMRPANAPGADGPANLRDAVRTALAPSARGLGVLAVFDGLVHLADRVTKTSSRSVDAFHSEPSGPVALVAEEDLHLVYRPTDRPCTRPELLPAMLPRVPVVALGLGDDGEILDHLSAASADGLVIAGVGMGHVPAAAVPRLRALIDAGVPVVVATRVAEGGTSDRHYDYPGSEIDLLANGAIMAGALPAQKARLLLQVLLSRGADTAQLRDAFSAYAY is encoded by the coding sequence GCTCTCCCTGGGCGGCACGATCTTCATGACGCAGGACGCCTCGGGGCTGCGGGCCACTCCCGGCGGCGCCGGCGACGCCCCGATCACCACCACCATCGCCGAGGCGGTGGTGACGCACCGGCCGGTGGCGAACATCGGATCGCCGTCGGTGCGGCCGGCGCATCTGCGGCAGGTACTGGAACTCGCCCACGAGGCGCTCGACGCCGGCGCCACCGGGGTGGTGCTCACCCACGGCACCGACACCCTGGAGGAATCGGCGTTCCTGCTGAACCGGCACTGGGAGCGCCCGGAGCCGCTGGTGGTGACGGGGGCGATGCGTCCGGCGAACGCTCCGGGTGCCGACGGCCCCGCGAATCTGCGTGACGCGGTGCGCACCGCTCTGGCACCGTCGGCCCGCGGTCTCGGGGTGCTCGCGGTGTTCGACGGGCTGGTGCACCTGGCCGACCGGGTCACGAAGACCAGCTCCCGGTCGGTGGACGCCTTCCACTCGGAACCCTCCGGCCCGGTCGCCCTGGTCGCCGAGGAGGACCTGCACCTGGTGTATCGGCCCACGGACCGCCCCTGCACCCGGCCCGAGCTGCTCCCGGCGATGCTGCCGCGGGTGCCGGTGGTGGCGCTGGGCCTGGGCGATGACGGTGAGATCCTCGATCATCTGTCGGCCGCATCCGCCGACGGCCTGGTGATCGCGGGCGTCGGCATGGGGCACGTGCCGGCGGCGGCGGTGCCGCGGCTGCGCGCGCTGATCGACGCCGGGGTGCCGGTGGTGGTGGCGACTCGCGTGGCGGAGGGCGGCACCTCCGACCGGCACTACGACTATCCGGGCAGCGAGATCGATCTGCTGGCCAACGGCGCGATCATGGCGGGCGCCCTGCCGGCGCAGAAGGCGCGGCTGCTGCTGCAGGTGCTGCTGTCCCGCGGCGCCGACACCGCGCAGCTGCGCGACGCCTTCTCCGCGTACGCGTACTGA
- a CDS encoding fumarylacetoacetate hydrolase family protein, translating to MNTGTPAGVALGHPDAPFLQEGDVMELSITHLGEQRQRLGRA from the coding sequence ATCAACACCGGCACCCCCGCCGGCGTCGCCCTCGGCCACCCCGACGCCCCGTTCCTGCAGGAGGGCGACGTCATGGAACTGTCCATCACCCACCTGGGCGAGCAGCGGCAGCGCCTCGGCCGCGCCTAA
- a CDS encoding bile acid:sodium symporter, with the protein MSEILDVVLRIALQVFVLGSMLNVGLGQKPSQIAHHLRKRRFLTRMLMINLVAVPGIMTYLIMLFQPTEEYAAALLLLGLCAGAPFLIKLADTAAEDLALAASVMLVLVAGTVIEVPLVLPRLVAGLEVDGLEIARSLTLQLVVPILIDMVLQKLLGETAQKARPWIARLANIALYVLLALTILTNLDALTDLQLWKAAAIGVGALLLAFLIGYMMGDDESHLKDVGGLATAQLGTAAAIIVASQNFSDERVFVFINVLNALNMVLLVAAAKAMDPDNDFLPLGWSKEQADAERR; encoded by the coding sequence ATGAGCGAGATCCTCGATGTGGTCCTGCGCATCGCCCTGCAGGTGTTCGTGCTGGGCAGCATGCTCAACGTGGGCCTGGGACAGAAGCCCTCCCAGATCGCGCATCACCTGCGCAAACGTCGCTTCCTCACCCGCATGCTGATGATCAACCTGGTGGCCGTGCCGGGGATCATGACGTACCTGATCATGCTGTTCCAGCCCACCGAGGAGTACGCCGCGGCGCTCCTGCTGCTGGGTCTGTGCGCCGGCGCCCCGTTCCTCATCAAACTGGCCGACACCGCCGCCGAGGACCTCGCTCTCGCGGCCTCGGTGATGCTGGTGCTGGTGGCGGGCACCGTGATCGAGGTGCCGCTGGTGCTGCCGCGGCTGGTGGCGGGCCTGGAGGTGGACGGGCTCGAGATCGCCCGCAGCCTCACCCTGCAGCTGGTGGTGCCGATCCTCATCGACATGGTGCTGCAGAAACTGCTCGGGGAGACCGCCCAGAAGGCCCGGCCCTGGATCGCCCGCCTGGCGAACATCGCACTGTACGTGCTGCTGGCGCTGACGATCCTCACGAACCTCGACGCCCTCACCGACCTGCAGCTGTGGAAGGCTGCGGCGATCGGCGTCGGCGCCCTGCTGCTGGCGTTCCTGATCGGCTACATGATGGGTGACGACGAATCCCACCTGAAGGACGTCGGCGGTCTCGCCACTGCCCAGCTCGGCACCGCCGCGGCGATCATCGTCGCTTCCCAGAACTTCTCCGATGAACGGGTGTTCGTGTTCATCAACGTGCTGAACGCGTTGAACATGGTGCTGTTGGTGGCGGCCGCGAAGGCGATGGACCCGGACAACGACTTCCTGCCTCTGGGCTGGTCGAAGGAGCAGGCCGACGCCGAGCGCAGGTGA
- the glsA gene encoding glutaminase A translates to MTNPLHEYLLQLRTALLDVSTDDGEIEPLSRLSGARADHLALAVCDRQGRVVSAGTRHAFPIQSISKAFAYGAAIDRHGLDYVLDAVDQEPTGEEFSAISIDEHTGRPKNPLVNVGALRTHAMLGADARSRAALLREVLDGAAGRELPVHEETFATERASAHRNLALAHMLRAAGSMEDEPVDVVDGYLRGCAVLVTVEDLATMGATLASGGVNPCTGRRVLSPEASQQVLSVMLTCGMYDDAGEWMSRVGLPAKSGVAGGILAVLPAICGLAAYAPALDRHGNSVRGTMAFRRMSRDYSLHLLSGELPRDVRERAEELLAAGGPTDLSEGPSSEG, encoded by the coding sequence GTGACGAACCCTCTGCACGAGTATCTGCTCCAGTTGCGCACGGCTCTGCTGGACGTGTCCACCGATGATGGCGAGATCGAGCCGCTGTCCCGTCTGTCCGGGGCGCGGGCCGACCATCTCGCCCTGGCGGTGTGCGACCGGCAGGGCCGCGTCGTCTCCGCGGGAACGCGCCACGCCTTCCCCATCCAGTCGATCTCCAAGGCCTTCGCCTACGGCGCCGCCATCGACCGCCACGGCCTGGACTATGTCCTCGACGCCGTGGACCAGGAACCGACGGGTGAGGAGTTCAGCGCCATCAGCATCGACGAACACACCGGCCGCCCGAAGAACCCCCTGGTGAACGTCGGTGCCCTGCGCACCCACGCGATGCTCGGGGCGGATGCCCGCAGCCGTGCCGCCCTGCTGCGTGAGGTCCTCGACGGCGCTGCCGGACGGGAACTCCCCGTCCATGAGGAGACGTTCGCGACCGAGCGGGCGAGCGCCCACCGCAACCTGGCCCTCGCGCACATGCTGCGCGCCGCCGGGTCCATGGAGGACGAACCGGTGGACGTGGTCGACGGGTATCTGCGCGGGTGCGCGGTGCTGGTCACCGTGGAGGACCTCGCGACGATGGGTGCGACCCTCGCCTCCGGCGGGGTGAACCCGTGCACCGGCCGGCGCGTCCTGTCCCCGGAGGCCTCGCAGCAAGTGCTCAGCGTGATGCTCACCTGCGGGATGTACGACGACGCCGGGGAGTGGATGAGCCGCGTCGGCCTGCCCGCGAAGTCGGGGGTGGCGGGCGGCATCCTCGCGGTGCTGCCGGCGATCTGCGGGCTCGCCGCCTACGCCCCGGCCCTGGATCGCCACGGCAACTCGGTGCGCGGCACCATGGCGTTCCGCCGCATGTCCCGGGACTACTCGCTGCATCTCCTCAGCGGGGAACTGCCGCGGGATGTGAGGGAGCGGGCGGAGGAACTGCTGGCCGCCGGGGGGCCGACTGATCTCTCGGAGGGTCCGTCGAGCGAGGGGTGA